In Arvicanthis niloticus isolate mArvNil1 chromosome 16, mArvNil1.pat.X, whole genome shotgun sequence, the sequence CAGACCCTGTCCTCCCGGCTTGTTCTTCCCTACAAACTGTCCCCTGACACCTGTTCCTGTTTCACCCAAGAACAAACGCCCCGCCCACACACAGGTGATGGTCACTAGGACTGCTCTGAATCCCCAgagaaaaagccaggcacagtcaTTCACCTGCTTCCTGCACTCCCATGTGGGAGAGAAACTGGGGAGCAGAGGGTATCATAGAAAGAATGCTTCTGGATTTAGAGAGTGTGTTTGACTTCTGAATTATACAGGAGGAAAGCATAAGGAAGAGACAAGGGTCACACGACAAACTAGAGGTGTGAGTGTCCAGATCTCTTGGTTCCTGGTCTCACATTCTTGTGGCCACAGCGAGAGTACAGGTCACACACCAGCATAGACTTGGAGATGCCTCTGTCTCGGTGTTGTGGAACCCACCGCATGGTTGGCTGCTCTCCAGCGTAGATGTCTGACAGACCCCAGGGATGAGAATGAGCCACTGGAGAGATAGTTTGCTAAGCTCCATTCACTAGTGCTTCATTAAACCTCCTTGTCACTGGGATTCCTAGTGTGAATCCTAAACGACTATACCCTGACTAATTCTCCTAGGAACTGGGTGGAAATAGGAAACGTCCAAAGTtgaactcgtgtgtgtgtgtgtgtgtgtgtgtgtgtgtgtgtgtgtgtgtacatgagtgtacaTGCTAGGATCAACCACACAGGGCTGGAGCATGTTCTACAAATCATTCAGTCCCTGTTACATTCCACCACCATTCTCACAACCCTAGGTTCTTCTTAGCTCAGCCATAGCTGTGAAAGGCTCTCTTGCGACCTGCAGGTTCTCGTTTGCCATGGGGATTTTATCCTTCCAAGCGTTTTCTTACTGCCATGAAGCTCTTTGGGAGTGACAGAGGTGTGAAATCTCTTTCACCCACTTAATCTTCTCACGTAGACATCCTACCATGACTCTGTAACCTTTGACCTTTAGCTAAAATGGGGAAAACGGAAGATCCCAACACGGTAGGATGGTGGACGCGTTAACCAGTGATGTGGAACGGGTGCCAGCAGGGCGGAGCACACCGCAGGAGTGCTTGCCCTTGTCACTAACTCACAATGGCTGCTCTCGCCAACCCTGTGGGAGTCACACAGCATATGGAAGAGCACCCAGGAAAGCTCAGTGATTCCTGTccctgaggaaactgaggcccggaAACGGATGATTGACTTTCCTGGGCCCCCAGAGTGCGGATCTGTAACATTAGTTTGCTGTGTCCTAAGCTGTGTTctccatgctggggtgggctaaCACTCAGAGAAAGGGTAATGGCCTGACTCAGACTGAAATCCTCAGCTGCTACCATGATTATATTTGTGAATCTGTCCTCTGAACACACATATGATGTGAGAGAGGTCTGTTCTGTGAGCCTCCCCACCCGAGCCTGCGAGAGCCTTTGAGATAGGCCTTAAATAAACACCAGTTCTATGCCAACAGGAATCACAGTGGCCCAGCACCTGCCTCTTCACTTGACTGTGtcacccaccccacccaacccCGGTTGTTTTTTAAATAGGCTCCCAACTTTCCTAGGCATTATGGGGCCCAGACCTGGCCCATACCATTCTCATCACTGCAACAGCTGCCCACAGAGACACAAACCGTAGCCATGTTCTTGGGACATCTTGTTTTATGGAGTCCATGAATGAGAAACTTTCCCTCTGGCCCCCTTAGGCAAGCCCAGCTTCCCTCTCTACTGTGACTTTGACACATGCTTCCTGAGCCCGGCACACAGCACCTGCTGTCTCCCTTCATCCCAGTTGGACAGCTCCAGCAGCTGGCTTGAGAGctaaaattactaaaattataGAAGGCTGACGTCCTCTGGGTGTGAGGAGAGATCCCAGGCCGTTTGGCAGGAAGGACATTTAAGTCACACTGTCCCAGCTAAGAGAGTCGAGCTGGGGAGATAGTTTGGTCTCCCATTTAGAATAAACAggagataaagagaaaagaggataaaGAGACAGAATGGAAGAGCTTGCCGGGGGCTTCAGGAGTCcaagaagagaatgagaaattGGATCTCCGCAGCAGCTGGGCCCCTGGTGTCCCTGGTCCCTGGAGGGCCAGGCTggtgaggagagggaggagagaaggatgtGGACCTTCATCACGCAGCTCCTGGTCACTCTGGTGTTGCTAGGCTTCTTCCTGGTCAGCTGTCAGAATGTGATGCATATTGTCAAGGGTTCCCTGTGCTTTGTGCTAAAGCACATCCACCAGGAACTGGACAAGGAGCTGGGGGAGAGCGAGGGTCTGAGCGATGATGAGGAGACCATCTCCACTAGGGTGGTCCGACGATGGGTCTTCCTGAAGGTAACACCAGGCAAGCGGCAGGGTAGGGGGCCGGACCTCGGGTGCCACAGGACAGTCCGAGGGGACTCTGTGGTGCATGCGTGGTGATGTTGAGAAATATCAACTCAAGCCAGGAGATATGATAAGCAAATAAGGGCAAGAAGACCTCTTTGGTTGCATTCTGTGCTGGGGGCCATATCCACATGTGGCACCTGCTCAGAACTGCCCCGTTACCCAGCAGTGAGTAGTGGAGGAAGCTCAGCTCTGGGACTTGGGATGTCTGCTCTCATTCCATGGGCTCATGATCCAACATGGGGCTGGGACGCCGTGCGAGCCCTTGTTTGGCTGGGGCTATTTGCTGAGCTTCAGGCTTGACTGGACACGGCTGTTGCTGCCAGTCCCTTGCATTCCCTCATCTTCTGCTCTTATTAGGAAAATCTCACTCACCAGTCTGGGTCTTTCCCTTCTCCTAACTTCAGGGGGATGAGCTTCAGAATATTCCAGGGGAGCAGGTGACAGAGGAACAATTCACAGACGAACAGGGCAACATTGTCACCAAGAAGGTAAGTGTGGAGCCTCTGCATTGAGGAGAAACTGGGTCGGACTAAATGCAGAAAGGCAGAGGCTCTCAATCTAGAGTAGTGTCCTGCTGCTGCCCTCACAGGGTAGGCAGGCTGTGGCCCACCACCTCAGGGAGTCGGGGTAACTCGGGAGAGCTGAaacctctgggtcctctgcaattGGGACAATGAGGGCCTTATAACCTCAAAGCTTAACTCAGCACAAATAGTTCCAGCTGCCTTATTCCAGAAGGATCGGCTCCTATGAAACACATAACCCTAGACCTGTAAAGCCTGGCCCTGGAGTGAACTGTTGGAGAACAGGGGATTGTCCTGGGGAAGCTCCCTTAGCAGGAGGGCTGCATAAACCCATTAAACTGGCGGCACACTTCAGCATGATAAGCTTGCACTGCCTGCCAGGCATTGCCCCATAAGGCAAAGGGAGAGAGCAGGACatggcacgtgtgtgtgtgtgtgtgtgtgtgtgtgtgtgtgtgtgattagggCCACTGTTCACATAAGGAATGATGGCCCCTGTCTGTCCTTGCCCCTCTAAACCATGGTTTCTGTTCATCTTCCATTCTGGATAAATGAGCACAGAGCAAGTGAGTGGAACAGACTCTTATAGATAAAAGGGTTGCCTCTTTCCTTAGCCACTGGACAGGCACGATAGTCAGTGCAAGCTTCCATCCATTCCAAGGAGCAGAACAGGATgccggaggctgaggcagcattGCACATGGCCAAGCCAACGACTGATGAAGCCTGCCAGCCATGCTCCCCAATTAAAACTCCACTGACATTCCCCATAGATGACAGCAGAGAAAGGCTTCTTCTTGGCTCCAAGGCACAGGAGGCCGTGGCCTCTCCTCCTGATGCCACTGCTAGAGGCTTGCTCTTCTCAAACATTGTCCTGACAGTTTGACCagccccccttctcttcccctcttttccaGATCATTCGCAAAGTTGTTCGACAGGTAGACCCATCCGGTGCCGTCGACACCCAGCAGCACGAGGAGGTGATTGTTGAGGGATCCCTGGCAGACCCTGGGGATCTGGAAGCGGATATTGAGTCCTTTATGAAACTTACTAAGGTACCGAGGTGCTGCAGGCCCCTGGAGGCCGCAGCAAGCTCGCCTCCG encodes:
- the Ank1 gene encoding ankyrin-1 isoform X3; protein product: MWTFITQLLVTLVLLGFFLVSCQNVMHIVKGSLCFVLKHIHQELDKELGESEGLSDDEETISTRVVRRWVFLKGDELQNIPGEQVTEEQFTDEQGNIVTKKIIRKVVRQVDPSGAVDTQQHEEVIVEGSLADPGDLEADIESFMKLTKDHTSTPKP
- the Ank1 gene encoding ankyrin-1 isoform X4; protein product: MWTFITQLLVTLVLLGFFLVSCQNVMHIVKGSLCFVLKHIHQELDKELGESEGLSDDEETISTRVVRRWVFLKGDELQNIPGEQVTEEQFTDEQGNIVTKKIIRKVVRQVDPSGAVDTQQHEEVELRGSGLQPDLIEGRKGAQIVKRASLKRGKQ